A genomic region of Salinibacter pepae contains the following coding sequences:
- a CDS encoding sensor histidine kinase, producing MRDRSVFTSPNRVEWGLMAAFWTTVALLSVGQTLLGDAASEVHWGRTVAELVEYGLWGLFTPIIFWLAKTLPVVEPTDTERTTLTRNVGVHAAVALAASIAVDLTEDAVEAGLGERPLAFIQSVSQFWFTDELLFYLVILMAGFARSYYFQQKARQEEAARLEERAEALEAQLTEARLEALRMQLNPHFLFNTLHAVSTLVDRDPAGVRRMIARLSELLRHVLDEEAPQEVPLSQELEFLDDYFEIQSIRFQGRLDTAVDVPSDLYDAQVPNLILQPIVENAIKHGASQVRGVGRIEVRGRHEDDRLVLTVTDNGPGLSESQEDGFGLRNVRARLEGLYGDDQALHMETVPDGGTRAVLALPHHTSASLYTASGTSSLTAPEMDLD from the coding sequence ATGCGTGACCGGTCGGTCTTCACGTCGCCGAACCGGGTCGAGTGGGGGCTCATGGCCGCGTTCTGGACGACCGTGGCCCTGCTGTCGGTCGGGCAGACCCTCCTCGGGGACGCCGCCAGCGAGGTGCACTGGGGACGCACGGTGGCGGAGCTGGTTGAATATGGCCTCTGGGGCCTCTTCACCCCAATCATCTTTTGGCTCGCGAAGACTCTCCCGGTCGTGGAGCCGACCGATACGGAACGGACGACGTTGACGCGGAATGTGGGCGTACACGCGGCCGTCGCCCTCGCCGCGTCCATCGCGGTCGACCTGACCGAAGACGCCGTCGAGGCGGGGTTGGGGGAGCGCCCCCTCGCGTTCATTCAGTCGGTGAGTCAATTCTGGTTCACCGACGAGCTGCTCTTCTACCTCGTTATCCTGATGGCCGGCTTCGCGCGGAGCTACTACTTTCAGCAAAAGGCGCGACAGGAGGAGGCCGCGCGCCTGGAGGAGCGCGCCGAGGCGCTCGAAGCCCAGCTCACGGAGGCGCGGCTGGAGGCCCTCCGCATGCAACTCAACCCCCACTTTCTGTTTAATACCCTGCACGCGGTGAGCACGCTCGTCGACCGGGACCCGGCCGGCGTACGTCGCATGATTGCGCGCCTCAGTGAACTCCTGCGCCATGTGCTGGACGAGGAGGCCCCTCAGGAAGTCCCCCTCTCCCAGGAGCTTGAGTTCCTCGACGACTACTTCGAGATTCAGTCGATCCGCTTTCAGGGCCGGCTGGACACGGCGGTCGACGTCCCGTCCGACCTGTACGACGCTCAGGTGCCCAACCTCATCCTGCAGCCCATCGTCGAGAATGCCATCAAGCACGGGGCCAGCCAGGTGCGCGGCGTGGGGCGCATCGAGGTGCGCGGCCGCCACGAGGACGACCGGCTCGTGCTGACGGTGACGGACAACGGGCCGGGCCTGTCCGAGTCCCAGGAAGACGGGTTCGGCCTGCGCAACGTCCGGGCCCGGTTGGAGGGGCTCTACGGCGACGACCAGGCCCTCCACATGGAGACGGTGCCGGACGGGGGAACGCGGGCCGTACTCGCACTGCCCCATCACACGAGCGCGTCGCTGTACACCGCCTCGGGGACCTCTTCCCTCACCGCGCCCGAAATGGACCTCGACTGA
- a CDS encoding LytR/AlgR family response regulator transcription factor, whose translation MASETPAIRALIVDDEPLARERLHELLTDAPAVTVAGTAEDGFEAVDAIHEQAPDLVFLDVQMPGMNGIDVIEEIGTADMPVTVFVTAYDQYAIKAFDLAAVDYLLKPFDDERFEEALRRAREQIANREGEAISDRLLRLLQERDPSLLDKESARDEPYLERIAVQGRGKARIVPVDALTHITADGSYAELHTGEDTYVIRERMKTLAARLDPDTFVRVHRSAIVRLDEIELILRGGGGNYAVRLQDGTRVSVSRSRVDELQARLGVDVLQRDDANGA comes from the coding sequence ATGGCTTCCGAGACGCCCGCCATTCGTGCCCTCATCGTGGACGACGAGCCGCTGGCCCGCGAGCGCCTGCACGAGCTCCTGACAGACGCCCCGGCGGTGACCGTGGCCGGTACGGCCGAGGACGGCTTCGAGGCCGTCGACGCCATCCACGAACAGGCCCCCGACCTCGTCTTCCTCGACGTGCAGATGCCCGGCATGAACGGCATCGACGTGATCGAGGAGATCGGGACGGCCGACATGCCCGTCACCGTGTTTGTGACCGCCTACGACCAGTACGCCATCAAGGCGTTCGACCTCGCCGCGGTGGACTATTTGCTGAAGCCGTTCGACGACGAGCGGTTCGAGGAGGCCCTGCGGCGCGCCCGCGAGCAGATTGCCAACCGGGAGGGCGAGGCCATTTCCGACCGGCTTCTGCGGCTTCTCCAAGAACGCGACCCGTCCCTTCTGGACAAGGAGAGCGCCCGGGACGAGCCGTACCTGGAACGGATCGCCGTGCAGGGCCGCGGCAAGGCCCGCATCGTGCCCGTCGACGCCCTCACCCACATCACCGCCGACGGCTCCTACGCAGAGCTCCACACCGGCGAGGACACCTACGTCATCCGCGAGCGCATGAAGACCCTCGCCGCTCGCCTCGACCCCGACACGTTCGTCCGGGTGCACCGGTCGGCCATCGTGCGGCTCGACGAAATCGAACTCATTTTGCGCGGGGGCGGCGGCAACTACGCCGTGCGCCTCCAAGACGGCACGCGGGTCAGCGTGAGCCGCAGCCGCGTCGACGAGCTGCAGGCCCGCCTCGGCGTCGACGTGCTTCAGCGCGACGATGCGAACGGGGCGTAG
- a CDS encoding LLM class flavin-dependent oxidoreductase: protein MDLGIWLPVFGGWLRNVDDEGMPPTFAYNRKVAQAADDAGFSTMLIAELNLNDINGPSHPALECWTTASALAPVTDDIRIMAAIRPGFREPAVTAKMASNIDHISDGRFEINLVSAWWEEEMKMYVGDWLDHDARYDRSAEFVQILKGLWSQERFSFDGDFYTIEDTILQPKPVQSGGVPVYAGGGSEEGRNMIATHCDHYLMHGGTVDKIAGDIEDLRERRAEKGHDPDEMKFGMAAYMICRDSEQEAREELDRITRVDYEAEGFDSYDDFVEHSELDSEVDLKDYSVSNRGLRPDLVGTPDQIVEKLNAYADAGLDLVLLQCSPMLEEVQRIGREVLPRLKSAPVQG from the coding sequence ATTGATCTCGGAATTTGGCTTCCCGTCTTCGGCGGCTGGCTCCGCAACGTGGACGATGAAGGCATGCCGCCCACGTTTGCGTACAACCGGAAGGTGGCGCAGGCCGCCGACGACGCCGGCTTCTCGACAATGCTCATCGCCGAGCTCAACCTGAACGACATCAACGGCCCGTCGCACCCAGCCCTGGAGTGCTGGACCACCGCCTCGGCCCTCGCCCCGGTGACGGACGACATTCGCATCATGGCGGCCATCCGCCCCGGCTTCCGCGAGCCGGCCGTGACCGCCAAGATGGCCTCCAACATCGACCACATCTCCGACGGGCGGTTCGAGATCAACCTCGTCTCGGCCTGGTGGGAGGAGGAGATGAAGATGTACGTCGGCGACTGGCTCGACCACGACGCCCGCTACGACCGCTCCGCCGAGTTTGTGCAGATCCTGAAGGGCCTCTGGTCGCAGGAGCGCTTCTCATTCGACGGCGACTTCTACACCATCGAGGACACGATCCTGCAGCCCAAGCCCGTCCAGTCCGGCGGCGTGCCCGTCTACGCGGGCGGCGGCTCCGAGGAGGGGCGCAACATGATCGCCACCCACTGCGACCACTACCTCATGCACGGCGGCACCGTCGACAAGATCGCCGGCGACATCGAGGACCTGCGCGAGCGACGGGCCGAGAAGGGCCACGACCCCGACGAGATGAAGTTCGGCATGGCGGCGTACATGATCTGCCGCGACAGCGAGCAGGAGGCCCGCGAGGAGCTCGACCGCATCACCAGGGTCGACTACGAGGCCGAGGGCTTCGACAGCTACGACGACTTCGTGGAGCACTCGGAACTGGACTCCGAGGTGGACCTCAAGGACTATTCGGTCTCCAACCGCGGCCTGCGGCCCGACCTGGTGGGCACGCCGGACCAGATCGTGGAAAAGCTGAACGCGTACGCCGACGCGGGGCTCGACCTCGTGCTGCTCCAGTGCAGCCCGATGCTGGAGGAGGTGCAGCGGATTGGGCGCGAGGTCCTTCCGCGACTGAAGTCGGCGCCGGTGCAGGGATAG
- a CDS encoding ATP-grasp domain-containing protein produces MKAYIIYENEDWMPPLRSALDDAGVPYDEWFVDDGHFDVTSAPPEGVFLNRMSASSHTRGHGPAVEHTRQLIAWLERHGRRVVNGSHAFELEISKVQQHAALEQAGLRTPATRAVAGGPEALLAAAQDVPTPFVTKHNRGGKGLGVQLFRTHEAFEEAVRAGDIPAPPAHITLLQQFVEAAEPFITRCEFVDGEFLYAITSDTSDGFELCPADACRTDEDRCAVDGDDSLFALREDVPAALIDRYTAFLNREQIDIAGIEFIEDTEGQIWTYDINGTTNYSPEVEDEHDLSGMAAVADLLKRELEAAATGEHIPS; encoded by the coding sequence ATGAAGGCTTACATCATCTACGAGAACGAGGACTGGATGCCGCCGCTCCGGTCGGCCCTAGACGACGCCGGCGTGCCCTACGACGAGTGGTTCGTGGACGACGGCCACTTCGACGTCACGAGCGCCCCGCCCGAGGGCGTCTTTCTGAACCGCATGAGCGCGTCCTCCCACACCCGGGGCCACGGCCCGGCCGTCGAGCACACGCGCCAGCTGATCGCGTGGCTGGAGCGGCACGGGCGGCGCGTCGTCAATGGGTCCCACGCCTTCGAGCTGGAGATTAGCAAGGTGCAGCAGCACGCCGCGCTGGAGCAGGCCGGGCTGCGCACCCCGGCCACGCGGGCCGTCGCGGGCGGGCCGGAGGCGCTGCTGGCGGCCGCGCAGGACGTGCCGACCCCGTTCGTGACGAAGCACAATCGGGGCGGGAAGGGGCTCGGGGTGCAGCTCTTCCGCACCCACGAGGCGTTCGAGGAGGCGGTGCGCGCCGGCGACATTCCGGCGCCGCCGGCCCACATTACGCTTCTGCAGCAGTTTGTGGAGGCGGCCGAGCCGTTCATCACGCGCTGCGAGTTCGTGGACGGCGAGTTCCTGTACGCCATCACGTCGGACACCAGCGACGGCTTCGAGCTCTGCCCGGCCGACGCCTGCCGCACCGACGAGGACCGTTGCGCCGTGGACGGGGACGACTCGCTCTTCGCCCTCCGCGAGGACGTGCCCGCCGCCCTCATCGACCGCTACACGGCGTTTCTCAACCGGGAGCAGATCGACATTGCGGGCATCGAATTTATCGAAGACACCGAGGGTCAGATCTGGACCTACGACATCAACGGCACCACCAACTACTCGCCCGAGGTCGAAGACGAGCATGACCTGAGCGGCATGGCCGCCGTCGCCGACCTCCTGAAGCGCGAACTTGAAGCGGCGGCCACCGGCGAGCACATCCCGTCTTGA
- a CDS encoding cryptochrome/deoxyribodipyrimidine photo-lyase family protein, producing MPPRTQVVWYKRDLRVGDHRPLAEAADRGPVLPLYVAEPSIAAGADYHPRHWTLIREALIELRARLAKRGQPLVVRCGEMPEVLESLRATAGPLRLWAHEETGNQRTHERDQRVRDWARAHEVPCTEVPSRGVVRGPHDRDEWADQWEASMDRPLVHPPESLVPVEDIDPGPMPSHADLGLRPSTAALQQIGEAEAHRTLDSFLRERGRRYRRAMSRPGPAQTECSRISVHLAYGTISLRRVVYELRRRQEELRGANGPDAAARRKALSSFESRLHWHSHFTQKLEDAPRIENESYIPAFDALRADDWDPALYDAWLHGRTGFPMVDACMRHLRATGWLNFRMRAMLCSFAAYDCWLDWRRFAPTYGGLMADYVPGIHYPQVQMQSGTTGINRVRIYNPVKQGKEQDPDGTFIRRWVPELSRLDTTAYVHAPWKMSPIEQQAAGCVIGKDYPERVVDHNDAYHHAQDAIHELRQRPEIQAQADTVLERHGSRA from the coding sequence ATGCCGCCGCGCACGCAAGTCGTCTGGTACAAAAGAGACCTGCGGGTGGGCGACCATCGCCCCCTCGCGGAGGCCGCCGATCGGGGACCGGTGCTGCCCCTCTACGTGGCGGAGCCGTCCATCGCGGCGGGGGCGGACTATCATCCGCGCCACTGGACGCTGATTCGGGAGGCGCTCATTGAGCTGCGGGCCCGCCTCGCGAAGCGGGGACAGCCCCTGGTCGTGCGCTGCGGCGAAATGCCGGAGGTCCTCGAGTCGCTGCGGGCGACCGCCGGCCCCCTTCGTCTCTGGGCTCACGAAGAAACCGGCAACCAGCGCACCCACGAGCGGGACCAGCGCGTCCGTGACTGGGCCCGCGCCCACGAGGTCCCGTGTACGGAGGTGCCAAGCCGAGGCGTGGTGCGCGGGCCGCACGACCGGGACGAGTGGGCCGACCAGTGGGAGGCGTCCATGGACCGGCCGCTCGTGCACCCGCCCGAGTCGCTGGTGCCGGTCGAGGACATCGATCCGGGGCCGATGCCGTCCCACGCCGACCTGGGGCTCCGGCCGTCGACCGCCGCCCTTCAGCAGATTGGAGAGGCGGAGGCCCACCGCACCCTCGACTCGTTCCTTCGCGAACGAGGGCGCCGCTACCGCCGGGCCATGTCGCGCCCTGGTCCCGCACAGACGGAGTGCTCGCGGATCTCGGTGCACCTGGCCTACGGCACGATCAGCCTCCGGCGGGTGGTGTACGAGCTGCGACGGCGGCAGGAAGAGCTTCGCGGAGCGAACGGCCCGGACGCGGCGGCCCGACGCAAGGCGCTGAGCAGCTTCGAAAGCCGCCTGCACTGGCACAGCCACTTCACGCAGAAGCTGGAGGACGCGCCCCGGATCGAGAACGAGAGCTACATCCCCGCCTTCGATGCCCTTCGCGCCGATGACTGGGACCCGGCGCTCTACGACGCGTGGCTCCACGGCCGCACGGGGTTCCCCATGGTTGACGCCTGCATGCGGCACCTGCGGGCCACGGGCTGGCTCAACTTCCGCATGCGGGCGATGCTCTGCTCGTTTGCGGCCTACGACTGCTGGCTCGACTGGCGCCGCTTCGCGCCCACCTACGGCGGCCTCATGGCCGACTACGTGCCGGGCATCCACTACCCGCAGGTGCAGATGCAGTCCGGCACGACCGGCATCAACCGCGTGCGCATCTACAACCCGGTGAAGCAGGGCAAGGAGCAGGACCCCGACGGCACGTTCATCCGGCGCTGGGTTCCCGAACTGTCGCGCCTCGACACGACCGCGTACGTCCACGCCCCCTGGAAGATGTCGCCCATCGAGCAGCAGGCCGCCGGCTGCGTGATCGGCAAAGACTACCCGGAGCGCGTCGTGGACCACAACGACGCGTACCACCATGCCCAAGACGCCATCCATGAGCTGCGGCAGCGTCCGGAGATCCAAGCGCAGGCCGACACGGTCCTGGAACGGCACGGCAGCCGGGCCTGA
- a CDS encoding Hsp20/alpha crystallin family protein gives MTQMTRRAPTRTLRPLQREVDDPFDQFFGRTDGGAQSISAVWSPSTDLVETDDAFRLHLDVPGMSADDISINLQNRTLTVNGERSSERTDEREDFVRVERAVGTFHRTFTLPDAVDADHIEATYDDGVLTIRVPKTEESTRRQIEIQ, from the coding sequence ATGACGCAGATGACGCGCCGAGCGCCCACCCGTACTCTTCGCCCCCTGCAACGCGAGGTGGACGACCCCTTCGACCAGTTCTTCGGCCGCACCGACGGCGGAGCCCAAAGCATCTCTGCCGTTTGGTCGCCGAGCACCGACCTGGTGGAGACGGACGACGCCTTCCGCCTCCACCTGGACGTGCCCGGCATGAGTGCGGACGACATCAGTATTAACCTCCAGAACCGCACGCTGACCGTGAACGGCGAGCGCAGTAGCGAGCGAACGGACGAACGCGAAGACTTCGTCCGCGTGGAGCGTGCCGTTGGCACCTTCCACCGCACGTTCACGCTCCCGGACGCCGTCGACGCCGATCACATCGAGGCGACCTACGACGACGGCGTACTGACGATTCGCGTCCCGAAGACGGAAGAGAGCACGCGCCGTCAGATCGAGATCCAGTAG
- a CDS encoding class I SAM-dependent methyltransferase: protein MTTESTASPPPRTWARWWNRTRYRLYAPVYDALAWPMACGRQRALRWLDPAPDARILLSGCGTGLDLAHLPPETQVTALDAVPAMVRRTKARAQTLGRAVDAHVGDAHALPFEDDSFDVVLLHLLLSVLPDPGAVLAEAARVLAPGGRISIYDKFLPPETPPSLLRRLGNPVARLLVSDFNRRLRPMLAGTNLEVVAHRKAGLWGLYTATIARENTR from the coding sequence ATGACCACTGAGTCCACGGCCTCTCCGCCGCCCCGAACGTGGGCACGCTGGTGGAATCGGACCCGGTATCGGCTCTACGCGCCGGTCTACGATGCCCTCGCGTGGCCGATGGCGTGCGGGCGGCAACGGGCCCTCCGGTGGCTCGATCCAGCCCCGGACGCCCGAATCTTGCTTTCGGGGTGCGGCACTGGACTGGACCTCGCGCACCTGCCCCCCGAGACGCAGGTTACGGCCCTCGATGCGGTGCCGGCGATGGTGCGCCGCACGAAGGCACGGGCACAGACGCTTGGACGAGCGGTCGATGCCCACGTCGGAGACGCCCACGCGCTCCCCTTCGAGGACGACTCGTTCGATGTCGTCCTGCTTCATCTGCTTCTCTCGGTGCTTCCGGATCCGGGGGCGGTCCTGGCCGAGGCGGCGCGCGTACTGGCCCCGGGGGGACGCATCTCGATCTACGACAAATTTCTGCCGCCGGAGACGCCGCCCTCGCTGCTGCGTCGGCTGGGCAATCCAGTGGCGCGGCTCCTGGTCTCGGACTTCAACCGGCGGCTGCGGCCGATGCTTGCGGGAACGAACCTGGAGGTCGTGGCCCACCGGAAGGCGGGACTCTGGGGGCTCTACACCGCCACCATCGCACGAGAGAACACGAGGTAA
- a CDS encoding CoA transferase, whose translation MVEPIGACSIQRGPIVRRGPPSCCPTTPLPKRAPPVLDDLVVLELASVLAGPSVGQFFAELGATVLKVENPRTDGDVTRRWRAPEGDGDGRGDRSAYFCCCNHGKQSIALDLSTEAGRTLLHELAKDADVVLASYRPGTAEALGADYETLSSINPELIYGHVTGYGPDRERAGYDAVIQAESGFMHMNGPADGPPTKLPVALMDVLAAHQLKEGLLVALLRREQGGDGAYVPVSLLQSAVSGLANQATNWLVAGHRPQRMGSAHPNIAPYGTSFPTADGQSIVLAVGTDRQFAALCDILGRPDLADDSRFATNEQRVAHRDALHAVLADRIQRLDHDALLTGLHECGVPVGTVRDIPAALEQPPAEAMVLNRGDGPAGTRQAAFPHADDAAQSLRPPPRYAEHTAAILRERLACSPDRVDALAQDDVIVR comes from the coding sequence ATGGTCGAACCCATCGGGGCATGTTCAATTCAAAGGGGCCCAATTGTTCGGCGGGGCCCACCCTCGTGTTGCCCGACCACACCTCTTCCAAAACGCGCTCCCCCCGTGCTCGATGATCTCGTCGTCCTGGAACTCGCCTCTGTCCTCGCCGGCCCCAGCGTCGGCCAGTTTTTCGCCGAGCTCGGGGCAACGGTGCTCAAGGTCGAAAACCCGCGCACGGACGGCGACGTGACCCGCCGGTGGCGTGCGCCCGAGGGCGACGGCGACGGACGCGGCGACCGGTCGGCCTACTTTTGCTGCTGCAACCACGGGAAGCAGTCGATCGCCCTTGACCTGTCCACGGAGGCGGGGCGGACGCTCCTGCACGAGCTGGCGAAAGACGCCGATGTGGTGCTTGCCAGCTACCGCCCCGGCACGGCCGAGGCGCTGGGGGCCGACTACGAGACGCTGTCGAGCATCAATCCAGAGCTGATCTACGGCCACGTGACCGGCTACGGCCCCGACCGCGAGCGGGCGGGCTACGACGCCGTCATCCAGGCGGAAAGCGGATTCATGCACATGAACGGCCCGGCCGACGGCCCGCCGACGAAATTGCCGGTGGCCCTGATGGACGTGCTGGCCGCCCACCAGCTCAAAGAGGGACTCCTCGTGGCCCTGCTGCGGCGGGAGCAGGGCGGCGACGGGGCGTACGTGCCCGTCTCCCTTCTCCAGTCGGCCGTGAGCGGCCTCGCCAACCAGGCGACCAACTGGCTCGTGGCCGGCCACCGCCCGCAGCGCATGGGCTCGGCCCACCCCAACATTGCCCCGTACGGCACGTCCTTTCCGACGGCCGACGGCCAGTCGATCGTCCTGGCGGTGGGCACCGACCGCCAGTTTGCGGCGCTGTGCGACATTCTCGGGCGCCCGGATCTGGCCGACGACTCGCGATTCGCGACAAACGAGCAGCGCGTGGCCCACCGCGATGCGCTGCATGCCGTGCTGGCGGACCGGATCCAGCGGCTCGACCACGACGCCCTGCTGACGGGCCTCCACGAGTGCGGCGTACCGGTCGGAACCGTGCGCGACATCCCCGCCGCCCTCGAACAGCCCCCGGCGGAGGCGATGGTTCTGAACCGGGGGGATGGGCCGGCCGGAACGCGGCAGGCGGCTTTCCCCCATGCCGACGATGCTGCTCAGTCGCTTCGCCCCCCGCCGCGGTACGCCGAACACACGGCCGCGATCCTGCGCGAACGCCTCGCCTGCTCGCCCGACCGGGTGGATGCACTCGCGCAGGACGACGTGATTGTCCGGTAG
- a CDS encoding glycine--tRNA ligase, whose product MSDDLFDTIVSLSKQRGFIVQSSEIYGGLSATYDYGPMGVELKRNVKEKWWQSMVYQNDDIVGLDASIMMHPKTWDASGHTEAFNDPLIDDKASGNRYRADELIEDYIRALREEGEEAHAEAVRERLVEALNAGEEMNDRLHDIVMDEEIPAPESGAFDWTDVRQFNLMFETEMGPVDGQTVFLRPETAQGIFVNFHNAREPARLHVPFGVAQIGKAFRNEIVARQFVFRMREFEQMEMQYFVKPGTELDWYEQWKERRMAWHESLGIDPSNLRFHEHDQLSHYANAAVDIQYDFPIGWKELEGIHSRTDYDLSRHEEYSGKKMSYYDPWEEERYTPYVVETSTGLDRTLFMVLCDAYYEEEVKGDTRSVLQFHPEVAPVRAGIFPLTDKEGLPDIARDIEADLNQHFNVRYDDRGSMGKRYRRQDEAGTPFCITVDFDTLDDQTVTVRDRDTMEQDRVAIDQLATYIFDQTANWEASS is encoded by the coding sequence ATGAGCGACGACCTGTTCGACACCATCGTTTCCCTCTCCAAGCAGCGCGGCTTCATCGTCCAGTCGTCCGAGATCTACGGTGGCCTGAGCGCGACGTACGACTACGGCCCGATGGGGGTGGAGCTGAAGCGCAACGTGAAGGAGAAGTGGTGGCAGTCGATGGTGTACCAGAACGACGACATCGTGGGGCTGGACGCCTCCATCATGATGCACCCGAAGACGTGGGACGCGTCGGGCCACACGGAGGCGTTCAACGATCCGCTCATTGACGACAAGGCCTCCGGGAATCGCTACCGCGCCGACGAACTGATCGAGGACTACATCCGGGCCCTCCGGGAGGAGGGCGAAGAGGCGCACGCCGAGGCGGTCCGCGAGCGGCTGGTGGAGGCGCTCAACGCGGGGGAGGAGATGAACGACCGGCTCCACGACATCGTTATGGACGAGGAGATCCCGGCCCCCGAGTCCGGTGCGTTCGACTGGACGGACGTGCGCCAGTTCAACCTCATGTTCGAGACGGAGATGGGACCGGTGGACGGGCAGACGGTCTTCCTGCGGCCCGAGACGGCCCAGGGCATCTTCGTCAACTTCCACAACGCCCGGGAGCCGGCCCGCCTGCACGTGCCGTTCGGCGTGGCGCAGATTGGCAAGGCGTTCCGCAATGAGATCGTGGCCCGGCAGTTCGTCTTCCGCATGCGGGAGTTCGAGCAGATGGAGATGCAGTACTTCGTGAAGCCGGGCACCGAGCTCGACTGGTACGAGCAGTGGAAGGAGCGCCGGATGGCGTGGCACGAGAGCCTCGGCATCGACCCGTCGAACCTCCGCTTCCACGAGCACGACCAGCTCTCGCACTACGCCAACGCGGCGGTCGACATCCAGTACGACTTCCCGATCGGCTGGAAGGAGCTGGAGGGCATCCACTCCCGGACCGACTACGACCTGAGCCGGCACGAGGAGTACTCCGGCAAGAAGATGTCGTACTACGACCCGTGGGAGGAGGAGCGCTACACGCCGTACGTCGTAGAGACCTCCACGGGCCTCGACCGGACGCTCTTCATGGTGCTCTGTGACGCGTACTACGAGGAGGAGGTGAAGGGGGATACGCGTTCGGTGCTGCAGTTCCACCCCGAGGTGGCGCCCGTCCGCGCCGGCATCTTCCCGCTCACGGACAAGGAGGGCCTGCCGGACATTGCCCGCGACATCGAGGCCGACCTGAACCAGCACTTCAACGTCCGCTACGACGACCGCGGCTCGATGGGCAAGCGCTACCGCCGGCAGGACGAGGCGGGCACGCCCTTCTGCATCACCGTCGACTTCGACACGCTCGACGACCAGACGGTGACGGTCCGCGACCGCGACACAATGGAGCAGGACCGCGTGGCGATCGACCAGCTTGCCACCTACATCTTCGATCAGACGGCCAACTGGGAGGCGTCGTCGTAG
- a CDS encoding four helix bundle protein: MTSEELEDRLIDFAVRIGKVADALPDTRLGQHIAGQLVRSGTSPAPNYSEGCAAESRRDFAHKLSISLKELRETKTWLRLIRKADLLPAQRLHAITAETDQLCAILSQSVHTAKEKIRGR; this comes from the coding sequence ATGACCTCGGAAGAACTGGAGGATCGCCTAATCGACTTTGCGGTACGGATTGGAAAGGTGGCGGATGCACTACCGGACACACGGCTGGGCCAGCATATTGCGGGTCAACTCGTGCGCAGCGGTACATCGCCGGCGCCAAACTACTCGGAAGGCTGTGCCGCGGAGAGCCGCCGCGATTTTGCCCACAAGCTGAGCATCAGTCTGAAAGAGCTGCGCGAGACCAAGACGTGGCTTCGGCTCATCCGGAAAGCCGACCTGCTCCCCGCCCAGCGCCTCCACGCCATCACCGCCGAAACGGACCAGCTTTGCGCCATCCTCTCCCAGTCCGTCCACACCGCGAAAGAAAAGATCCGCGGCCGATAG
- the radC gene encoding RadC family protein, translated as MPSDSAFDASDEAPSSPEGSEEPALLYRVPIHEWDESDQPREKLLTHGPTVLSDAEVLALLLGSGTRTSDGPVSAVELGRALLQSYGSLHEVSQRKPKELTRMRGVGPAKATKLAAAFEAGRRVESQRQEDERMQVTCPADVADVYGPLLRDLDKEVFKVVHLNTANVIIGDYTVSEGGLSSSVVEPRGVFEQAILDDAAAVICLHNHPSGNPEPSREDIRITRQLAEAGGTMGIPVHDHLIIAGTEHTSLAERGVID; from the coding sequence ATGCCCTCCGATTCTGCGTTCGACGCCTCCGACGAAGCCCCGTCGTCCCCCGAAGGGTCGGAAGAGCCGGCCCTGCTCTACCGCGTCCCGATCCACGAATGGGACGAGTCCGACCAGCCGCGCGAGAAGCTGCTGACGCACGGGCCTACCGTTCTTTCCGACGCGGAAGTGCTGGCCCTTCTGCTTGGGTCTGGCACCCGCACCAGCGACGGACCCGTCTCCGCCGTCGAGCTCGGCCGCGCCCTGCTCCAGTCGTACGGCTCGCTGCACGAGGTCTCGCAGCGCAAGCCGAAGGAGCTGACCCGCATGCGGGGCGTGGGGCCGGCCAAGGCCACCAAGCTGGCCGCCGCGTTTGAGGCCGGGCGTCGCGTCGAGTCGCAGCGGCAGGAGGACGAGCGAATGCAGGTCACCTGCCCCGCCGACGTGGCGGATGTCTACGGCCCGCTCCTGCGCGACCTGGACAAGGAGGTGTTCAAGGTCGTCCACCTCAACACGGCCAACGTCATCATCGGGGACTATACCGTCAGCGAAGGCGGCCTCTCGTCGAGTGTCGTGGAGCCGCGGGGGGTCTTCGAGCAGGCGATTCTCGACGACGCGGCTGCGGTCATCTGTCTCCACAACCACCCCTCCGGCAACCCCGAGCCCAGCCGTGAGGACATCCGGATCACCCGGCAGCTCGCAGAGGCCGGCGGCACGATGGGGATTCCGGTGCACGACCACCTCATCATCGCCGGCACCGAGCACACATCTCTGGCCGAACGCGGCGTGATTGACTAG